A window of the Gossypium hirsutum isolate 1008001.06 chromosome A05, Gossypium_hirsutum_v2.1, whole genome shotgun sequence genome harbors these coding sequences:
- the LOC107957310 gene encoding uncharacterized protein codes for MRSTEDKGYYEISSSSGISFEFHKGNGATNRGSHHRTGGFGKPTPSKWDDAQKWLVGLSRGRNKGQPETTPRNSNADDRRLIAPIPQKEQDCSSSEGEGSAAEETNGSAMAATAVAAVPSEYQDETKQVDCDESIWRINYKPANQNSTLVVRSVCVRDMGTEMTPAASQEPSRRATPIRAMSPSARNPTPITSGSSTPVRCRYVQACAESHQAGTTTSTDAKGEHETNGAARGNGSNGLHEQEPRIHENNNSDQVSKQNTLETRAMAWDEAERAKYMARYKREEVKIQAWENHEKRKAELEMKKMEVNAERLKARAKEKCAYKLAATRRIAEEKRANAESKLNEKAMRTSERADYIRRTGHLPSSFSFKLPPRCW; via the exons ATGAGATCAACTGAAGATAAAGGATACTATGAGATTTCAAGCAGCAGTGGCATTAGTTTTGAGTTTCATAAAGGGAATGGGGCTACCAATCGTGGTTCTCATCATCGAACAGGTGGCTTTGGCAAACCAACACCTTCAAAATGGGATGATGCGCAGAAATGGCTGGTGGGGCTGTCAAGAGGTAGAAACAAGGGCCAACCCGAAACCACACCTCGAAACTCCAATGCTGATGACCGAAGATTGATAGCACCTATTCCACAAAAAGAACAAGATTGTTCAAGCAGTGAAGGTGAAGGTTCAGCAGCAGAAGAAACAAATGGATCGGCAATGGCTGCCACTGCTGTTGCAGCAGTGCCATCTGAATACCAAGATGAAACAAAACAGGTGGATTGCGATGAATCAATTTGGCGAATCAATTACAAGCCCGCAAATCAGAACTCAACATTAGTTGTTAGATCAGTATGTGTGAGAGATATGGGGACTGAGATGACCCCTGCTGCAAGCCAAGAGCCATCAAGAAGGGCAACACCGATACGAGCCATGAGTCCTTCAGCAAGGAATCCTACTCCTATCACTTCGGGATCTTCCACACCGGTCCGTTGCCGCTATGTTCAAGCCTGTGCTGAGAGCCATCAAGCAGGTACAACAACATCAACTGATGCCAAGGGTGAACATGAAACTAATGGAGCTGCCAGGGGAAATGGATCAAATGGACTGCATGAACAAGAACCCAGGATACATGAAAACAATAATTCAGATCAAGTTAGCAAGCAAAATACACTAGAAACTCGAGCAATGGCTTGGGATGAGGCTGAACGTGCCAAATATATGGCAAG GTATAAGCGTGAAGAAGTGAAGATACAGGCCTGGGAAAATCATGAGAAGAGAAAGGCAGAACTGGAGATGAAGAAAATGGAG GTGAATGCTGAGAGATTGAAAGCACGTGCAAAAGAAAAGTGTGCATACAAACTAGCGGCAACAAGGAGAATAGCTGAAGAGAAGCGAGCAAATGCAGAATCAAAACTAAATGAAAAGGCAATGAGGACTTCAGAAAGGGCGGATTACATAAGGAGAACCGGTCACTTGCCTTCTTCTTTCTCTTTCAAGTTGCCTCCCCGTTGTTGGTAG
- the LOC107957311 gene encoding uncharacterized protein: MGDNTQLRSDEEQPPPAQIPLLSSNLQNDAVGGLHQRQQEIRTSNRLDDSLEYLERFLTCLGFNQSSLLSFSLSWAAFTVVGVLVPVLALELSDCDGCEMYQIKNFEVGIVASQACLAAVSLFCISFNLRKYGIRRFLFVDRYGGQMVRFTDLYVKQIAASMRLLIWWLLPCFILKTVREVIRILYVQHDSRWISVAISVPLTLSWTYVSTISLSASILFHLLCNLQFIHFDDYAKLLERESDVMVFIEEHIRLRYHLSKISHRFRIFLLLQFLVVTVSQVVTLFQTTVYSGMINLSNGGDFAISAIVQVVGIILCLHAATRISHRAQGIASFACRWHALATCTSTDACLRHSNSLGSMEPLSQSNLLDITFSESDLDSMDYITMPTTTQLASYMSSYHRRQAFVMYLQANPGGITIFGWTVDRGLINTIFFLELTLVTFVLGQTVVFNSA, encoded by the exons atGGGTGATAATACTCAGTTACGATCAGATGAAGAGCAACCGCCTCCCGCGCAAATCCCTTTGCTCAGTTCAAAccttcaaaacgacgccgttggaGGCCTCCACCAGCGGCAGCAAGAGATCCGAACGAGTAACCGTCTCGATGATTCGTTGGAATATTTGGAGAGGTTTTTGACCTGCCTTGGTTTCAACCAGTCGTCTTTGCTGAGTTTTTCTTTATCTTGGGCGGCGTTCACGGTGGTCGGGGTTTTGGTCCCGGTTTTAGCGCTGGAACTTTCTGATTGCGACGGTTGTGAGATGTACCAGATTAAGAATTTCGAGGTCGGTATCGTGGCTTCTCAGGCTTGTTTGGCGGCCGTTTCTTTGTTTTGCATTTCGTTTAATCTCCGAAAGTACGGCATCCGTAGGTTTCTGTTCGTTGATCGATACGGTGGTCAAATGGTTCGCTTTACCGATCTCTATGTTAAGCAGATTGCG GCTTCTATGCGCCTGCTGATATGGTGGTTGCTTCCATGCTTTATTTTGAAGACTGTGCGTGAGGTTATTCGAATTTTATATGTGCAACACGATTCACGGTGGATATCTGTTGCTATTTCAGTACCTTTGACTTTGTCCTGGACTTATGTTAGTACGATTAGCCTATCCGCCAGCATCTTGTTTCATTTACTCTGCAACTTGCAATTCATTCACTTTGATGATTATGCGAAACTCTTGGAAAGGGAATCTGATGTTATGGTATTTATAGAGGAGCACATTCGACTGCGGTATCATCTCTCCAAGATAAGCCATAGGTTCcggatttttcttcttttacagTTCTTGGTTGTCACGGTTAGCCAAGTTGTGACTCTTTTCCAGACAACAGTTTATAGTGGAATGATTAACTTGAGCAATGGTGGTGATTTTGCA ATCTCCGCGATTGTTCAGGTAGTTGGGATCATTCTTTGCTTGCATGCAGCCACCAGAATTTCTCATAGAGCTCAAGGAATTGCATCTTTTGCATGTAGATGGCATGCATTGGCGACATGTACATCTACTGATGCTTGCCTGAGACATTCAAACAGTTTAGGAAGCATGGAACCTTTAAGTCAATCAAACTTGCTAGATATTACTTTTTCGGAAAGTGATCTGGATTCGATGGATTACATTACCATGCCTACAACCACACAGTTGGCTTCTTATATGTCTTCATATCACAGAAGACAAGCTTTTG TGATGTATTTGCAAGCCAACCCTGGGGGCATTACTATATTTGGATGGACGGTTGATCGCGGACTTATCAACACAATATTTTTCCTTGAACTTACACTGGTGACCTTCGTACTTGGACAAACCGTAGTCTTCAATTCTGCATGA